One window from the genome of Elaeis guineensis isolate ETL-2024a chromosome 5, EG11, whole genome shotgun sequence encodes:
- the LOC105045672 gene encoding pentatricopeptide repeat-containing protein At4g21065, whose translation MAFPSARRFKSLPPLTSTAGRGQADERSCLALLQGCESLPKLLQAQAFLLKSGLQANPLVLAKFTSTASSLDAVDAATSLLFHPRATTHLYDDVLFNTVIRSHANAHRPESKQEAIFYYSLMLRGNLHPNKFTFPFLLKACAGLPSAHGIGSQVHASAVKFGFADDSYVQNTLIHMYSSSTTGLDCARKVFDRNPKSSPVTWSAMIAGYVRSGLSNEAVTLFREMQVSRVRADDVVIITVLSACADLGALELARWLGSYVERERIPKSLSLCNALVDALAKCGDIDGAVAFFKRMPERSIVSWTSVIDGLAMHSRGSEAVCVFEAMKDAGVPPDDVTFISVLTACSHAGMVDEGCRYFDSMRSEFGLQPKIEHYGCMVDLFSRAGMVERAVEFVRTMPIEPNPVIWRTLVSACRIHGRLELGESINKQLLDKDPMNSSSYVMLSNVYALTRRWDKKWEIRKAMSKHGIRKVPGCSSVELDGEIYEFIAGDTSHLQYKEIYEMVEEIGRKLKKAGYVPISSEVLLDIDEGDKEDALHWHSEKLAIAFMMLKTPPKTPIRIVKNLRVCADCHLATKFISKVYDREIIVRDRNRFHCFKDGFCSCKDFW comes from the coding sequence ATGGCGTTTCCCTCGGCAAGGCGATTCAAAAGCCTCCCTCCTCTGACAAGCACGGCTGGCAGAGGACAAGCGGATGAACGAAGCTGCCTCGCGTTGCTCCAAGGCTGCGAGTCTCTCCCCAAGCTCCTCCAAGCTCAGGCCTTCCTCCTCAAGTCCGGCCTCCAGGCCAACCCTCTCGTCCTCGCCAAATTCACCTCCACCGCCTCTTCCCTCGACGCCGTCGATGCCGCCACCTCCCTCCTCTTCCATCCCCGTGCCACCACCCATCTATACGACGACGTCCTTTTCAACACCGTCATCCGATCCCACGCCAATGCCCACCGCCCCGAGTCCAAGCAAGAAGCCATCTTTTACTATTCCCTCATGCTCCGCGGCAACCTCCACCCCAACAAGTTCACATTCCCTTTTCTCCTCAAGGCCTGCGCTGGCCTCCCCAGTGCCCACGGTATCGGTTCCCAGGTCCATGCCTCCGCCGTCAAATTTGGATTCGCTGATGATTCCTACGTGCAGAACACCCTCATCCACATGTACTCCAGCTCCACCACTGGCCTTGACTGTGCTCGCAAGGTGTTCGACAGGAATCCTAAGTCGAGCCCGGTCACCTGGAGTGCTATGATCGCCGGCTATGTCAGGTCGGGCCTCTCCAACGAGGCCGTGACTCTCTTTCGGGAGATGCAGGTCAGTAGAGTGCGGGCCGACGATGTCGTCATCATCACGGTGCTTTCTGCTTGTGCCGACTTGGGGGCGCTCGAACTCGCAAGATGGCTCGGGTCTTATGTCGAGAGGGAAAGGATCCCGAAGAGTCTGTCTTTGTGCAATGCTCTGGTGGACGCCCTTGCCAAATGTGGGGACATTGATGGCGCGGTGGCTTTCTTCAAGAGAATGCCGGAGAGAAGCATCGTGTCATGGACATCCGTGATCGATGGACTTGCGATGCACAGCCGTGGGAGTGAAGCGGTTTGCGTCTTCGAGGCAATGAAGGATGCTGGCGTGCCCCCTGACGACGTAACCTTTATCAGCGTCCTCACTGCATGCAGCCATGCTGGCATGGTTGATGAGGGATGTCGCTATTTTGATTCGATGAGGAGCGAATTCGGCCTCCAACCCAAAATCGAGCACTATGGATGTATGGTGGATCTGTTTAGCCGAGCGGGAATGGTCGAGCGGGCGGTGGAATTTGTTCGAACGATGCCGATCGAGCCGAACCCGGTGATATGGAGGACACTGGTCAGTGCTTGCCGCATCCATGGCAGGCTTGAGCTTGGTGAGAGCATCAATAAGCAACTTCTTGACAAGGATCCGATGAACAGTTCAAGTTATGTGATGTTATCTAATGTCTATGCATTGACGCGTCGGTGGGACAAGAAGTGGGAGATCAGGAAGGCGATGAGCAAGCACGGGATTAGGAAGGTCCCTGGATGCAGTTCGGTGGAGCTAGATGGTGAGATCTATGAGTTCATTGCTGGAGATACATCGCATTTGCAGTACAAGGAGATCTATGAGATGGTGGAGGAGATTGGAAGGAAGCTGAAGAAAGCAGGGTATGTGCCAATATCTTCGGAGGTATTGCTCGACATCGATGAAGGGGATAAGGAGGATGCATTGCATTGGCATAGTGAGAAGTTGGCCATTGCTTTCATGATGCTGAAGACTCCTCCAAAGACGCCAATTCGGATTGTTAAGAATCTGCGGGTGTGTGCAGACTGCCATTTAGCAACAAAATTCATTTCTAAGGTGTATGATCGTGAGATCATAGTGAGGGATCGGAATCGGTTTCATTGTTTTAAAGATGGGTTCTGTTCATGTAAAGATTTTTGGTGA
- the LOC105046150 gene encoding uncharacterized protein, whose amino-acid sequence MGENLQPQSSKMSLDSYHPGCMQSLLHFLDLHQRLYKRKTLGYRRHDGGSRSGRVKSPKMKHDIPSAGEDNIHLDKGAQFLTEDKISAANRTSGKPLIRNIICKRRHRQKDQKRKISPLASQLLRTSSIHHLECNDFVLPDEMSPGSVASVGLLSDETASSSGSQNRSSSPETCDSPIIRKQCRVCGSINIVDDKGHNQLDGLGDHLLEKKSLLGVKLNEAKEAFLKQQSTHAGEVGRGVALLQSKEFLDMMELLNANRELIIKVLQDPTFFIANYLHGQQASGSEMVLTKTSSFSVEELSGRNNEALRLHHKSKESEPLSKEDGKLEAGSSPLVPNIIQDGSQAMESITDEEVKILKVEAENLDAAGTAPALGYLEGSSYESNNKRDRTLSHHFRTIKRKIKDMIKDNKKEHHRISMDGVLHKIPYGQKVSEDVKKEVQSLLKRSASDKLDRYISKSKSGRKSVVSSKSGSVHESIRKSFSLTESLDKYSHLLESISSGEDKRFSARSVSTKEDCSLPVRKFPKAFKRIFSLPELDSYSLSKDIQTEASGASQSLEMLTSGPKIDDIMLDPYSYSKPKPVDTLACTEESIKSDALVEHILEVNAKEQPILINELDHCDTYSTSDKFVSEENNYGSLHVIPSDMPTKQSPIYVTNSCAQEVLVSPAKDSISEAGSEIKTRQIDLEELDLSTHLGSCLGIDDASNVVEGVETDFGKAPTSTELDDFNYSYIQVDEKDEAEFQYVRDILMKSGFSGDELLGEWYSPTQPVDPSLFEEAECSCYELDPAGYEPEMTLNHMLLFDLINEVLLEIYDSTFTYCPWLSRFDSRVRPMPAGYHVLEEVWAIVSHHLSCQLQLDQTVEDIVARDFMKDDGWMSLQHDTEYVGLELEDLILDDLLADVILQLDDLLISRYVL is encoded by the exons ATGGGTGAGAATTTGCAGCCCCAGAGCTCTAAAATGTCACTTGACAGCTATCATCCAGGCTGCATGCAGAGCCTACTTCACTTCCTTGACTTGCACCAGCGGCTCTATAAAAGAAAGACACTAGGATACCGGAGGCATGACGGTGGAAGTCGGTCTGGGa gaGTAAAAAGTCCAAAAATGAAGCATGATATTCCTTCAGCTGGTGAAGACAATATCCATCTGGATAAAGGTGCACAATTCCTG ACAGAAGATAAAATTAGTGCTGCAAACAGGACTTCTGGCAAACCtctcataagaaatataattTGTAAAAGAAGGCACAGGCAGAAAGATCAGAAGCGAAAGATTTCTCCATTAGCATCACAGTTGCTGCGTACTAGTTCTATCCATCATTTGGAATGCAATGATTTTGTTCTTCCTGATGAGATGTCTCCTGGCAGCGTAGCTTCAGTTGGACTTCTTTCAGATGAGACTGCTTCTTCTTCGGGTAGCCAAAATAGATCATCATCGCCCGAAACCTGTGATAGTCCTATTATTCGAAAGCAATGCAGAGTGTGTGGGAGCATTAACATTGTGGATGACAAGGGTCACAACCAGCTTGATGGACTTGGAGATCATTTACTGGAGAAAAAATCACTTCTTGGAGTAAAGTTAAATGAAGCAAAGGAGGCCTTCCTAAAACAGCAAAGTACACATGCTGGAGAAGTGGGCAGAGGTGTTGCTCTCCTTCAGTCAAAAGAATTCTTGGATATGATGGAGCTACTAAATGCAAACAGGGAGTTAATTATAAAAGTTCTACAGGATCCAACATTCTTTATAGCAAATTATCTACATGGTCAACAGGCTTCTGGCTCGGAGATGGTTTTGACCAAGACTAGTTCTTTTTCTGTAGAAGAGTTGTCAGGCAGAAATAATGAGGCACTTAGGCTCCATCATAAGTCGAAGGAAAGTGAACCTCTCTCCAAAGAAGATGGGAAGTTGGAAGCTGGAAGCTCGCCTTTAGTTCCTAATATCATTCAGGATGGTTCCCAGGCGATGGAATCAATAACTGATGAAGAGGTCAAAATTCTAAAAGTAGAAGCTGAAAATCTGGATGCTGCTGGAACTGCTCCTGCTCTTGGATACTTAGAGGGTTCTTCCTATGAATCGAACAACAAGAGAGATAGGACTCTTTCACATCATTTTAGGACCATCAAGCGGAAGATAAAAGACATGATCAAGGATAACAAAAAGGAGCATCATAGAATCTCCATGGATGGGGTTCTCCACAAAATCCCATATGGACAGAAGGTATCCGAGGATGTAAAGAAAGAAGTACAGAGTTTACTGAAACGATCTGCATCTGACAAACTCGACAGATACATCTCAAAAAGTAAATCTGGGAGAAAATCTGTTGTTTCTTCAAAGAGCGGCTCTGTACATGAAAGTATCAGGAAATCTTTCTCACTAACTGAATCCTTGGATAAGTATTCTCATTTATTAGAGTctatttcaagtggagaagacaAAAGGTTCTCTGCAAGATCAGTGTCGACAAAGGAAGATTGCAGTTTACCGGTTAGGAAGTTCCCAAAAGCCTTCAAAAGAATATTCTCCCTCCCTGAACTTGATTCATATTCTTTGAGCAAGGATATCCAAACCGAAGCATCTGGTGCTTCCCAGTCACTAGAGATGCTAACTTCAGGTCCTAAAATTGATGACATAATGCTTGATCCATATAGTTATAGTAAGCCAAAGCCAGTTGACACACTTGCATGCACAGAGGAAAGCATAAAATCAGATGCACTGGTAGAACATATTCTAGAAGTAAATGCTAAGGAACAGCCCATATTGATCAATGAGCTAGATCATTGTGACACATACAGTACTTCAGACAAATTTGTTTCAGAAGAGAATAACTATGGTTCCCTCCATGTGATTCCCAGTGATATGCCTACAAAGCAAAGTCCAATCTATGTAACTAACTCATGTGCTCAAGAGGTCCTTGTCAGTCCTGCAAAGGATTCCATCTCAGAAG CAGGTTCAGAGATAAAAACTAGGCAGATTGATTTGGAGGAGCTGGATTTATCGACTCATCTAGGGAGCTGCTTGGGTATTGATGATGCCTCCAATGTGGTGGAAGGTGTTGAAACGGACTTCGGCAAGGCACCAACTTCAACGGAGCTCGACGATTTTAATTATTCCTACATTCAGGTGGATGAGAAGGATGAGGCTGAGTTTCAATATGTGAGAGATATATTGATGAAGTCTGGGTTCAGTGGCGATGAGCTTCTTGGAGAATGGTATTCTCCTACCCAGCCAGTGGACCCCTCACTGTTTGAAGAAGCAGAATGTTCTTGTTATGAACTTGATCCTGCTGGATACGAGCCTGAAATGACTCTTAATCACATGCTTCTGTTTGATCTGATCAACGAAGTCTTGCTGGAAATCTACGACAGTACCTTCACTTACTGCCCCTGGCTCTCACGTTTTGATTCTCGTGTTCGGCCAATGCCAGCAGGTTACCATGTGCTCGAGGAGGTGTGGGCAATCGTTAGTCACCATCTCAGCTGTCAACTGCAGCTGGATCAAACTGTGGAGGATATTGTTGCTCGAGATTTCATGAAGGATGATGGATGGATGAGCCTCCAACATGATACTGAGTATGTAGGCCTGGAGTTGGAAGATCTTATTTTAGATGATTTGCTAGCTGATGTCATTCTTCAATTAGATGACTTGCTGATTTCTCGATATGTTCTCTAA
- the LOC105045671 gene encoding protein ESMERALDA 1 isoform X2, translated as MVPHHAYNRLGSGGTTPSPPASPRRSPRIHRRPSKSASGRALQAPRTLLQRLAWMLLSLLLRRQAIFLFAPLLYVAGMLFYMGTVSLEGVPRIISRPAPGSVYRSPQLYQRLRPDMDSDNSSDALATVWRHLYKGGTWRPCINMTMNELPDSNGYIYVEANGGLNQQRTSICNAVAVAGYLNATLVIPYFHYHSIWRDPSKFKDIYDEEHFINTLKNDVRVVDKVPDFIMERFGYNMSNVHNFKIKAWSSIQYYKDAVLPKLMEEKFIRISPFANRLSFDAPSAVQHLRCLANFEALRFSNPIATLAEKLISRMKERSIDNNGRYIAVHLRFEEDMVAFSCCLFDGGEEEKQDMNAARERGWRGKFTKPGRVIRPGVIRMNGKCPLTPLEVGLVLRGMGFSNNTAIYLASGKIYKAEKTMAPLLEMFPLLQTKETLASPEELAPFKNYSSRMAAIDYSVCLHSEVFLTTQGGNFPHFLIGHRRYLYGGHSKTIKPDKRKLALLFDNPKVSWKALKRQLLNMRAHSDAKGIEIKRSNDSIYTYPCPDCMCRSNRSEVLKSPPAS; from the exons ATGGTGCCGCACCACGCCTACAACCGCCTCGGCAGCGGGGGGACGACGCCGTCCCCGCCGGCGTCGCCCCGCCGCTCGCCGAGGATCCACCGGCGTCCCTCCAAGTCCGCCTCCGGCCGGGCCCTCCAGGCGCCGCGGACCCTTCTGCAACGGTTGGCGTGGATGCTCCTATCGCTCCTCCTCCGGCGGCAGGCCATCTTCCTCTTCGCGCCGCTTCTCTACGTCGCCGGGATGCTATTCTATATGGGCACTGTCTCCCTCGAGGGCGTCCCCCGCATCATCTCCCGCCCCGCTCCTGGCTCCGTCTACCGGAGCCCCCAGCTGTACCAGCGTCTCCGCCCCGATATGGACTCTGATAATTCTTCCGATGCG CTAGCGACTGTATGGAGACACCTCTATAAAGGTGGTACGTGGCGACCATGTATAAATATGACTATGAATG AGTTGCCTGATTCTAATGGTTACATATATGTTGAAGCAAATGGCGGCTTGAATCAGCAGCGGACTTCT ATATGCAATGCAGTTGCTGTAGCAGGATATCTAAATGCAACACTTGTTATCCCATATTTCCACTATCACAGCATTTGGAGGGATCCTAG CAAATTTAAGGATATCTATGATGAGGAGCACTTCATCAATACCCTGAAAAATGATGTAAGAGTGGTTGATAAGGTTCCTGACTTCATAATGGAACGATTTGGTTACAATATGAGTAATGTCCATAACTTCAAGATCAAGGCTTGGTCTTCCATTCAATATTACAAGGATGCTGTCCTGCCTAAGTTAATGGAAGAAAA GTTTATAAGGATATCTCCTTTTGCAAATCGTCTGTCATTTGATGCCCCTTCTGCAGTCCAACACTTAAGATGCTTGGCAAATTTTGAAGCCTTGCGCTTTTCAAATCCTATAGCTACTTTGGCTGAAAAGTTAATTTCTCGAATGAAAGAACGCAGCATAGACAACAATGGTAGATATATTGCAGTGCATCTTCGCTTTGAAGAG GATATGGTTGCATTCTCTTGTTGCTTATTTGATGGTGGTGAAGAGGAGAAACAAGATATGAATGCTGCAAGAGAAAGAGGTTGGAGAGGAAAGTTTACTAAACCGGGTCGTGTTATACGCCCTGGTGTAATTAGGATGAATGGAAAATGTCCGCTTACACCTTTGGAG GTTGGCTTGGTGCTTCGAGGCATGGGTTTCAGTAATAATACAGCTATATATTTGGCTTCGGGTAAGATTTACAAGGCCGAAAAGACGATGGCTCCGCTTCTTGAAATGTTTCCCCTTTTGCAAACTAAAGAGACATTAGCATCGCCAGAGGAGCTTGCTCCATTTAAG AACTATTCTTCTAGAATGGCTGCAATAGACTACAGTGTCTGTCTTCATAGTGAAGTGTTTCTGACAACTCAAGGTGGGAATTTTCCTCACTTTTTGATCGGCCATAGGAGATATTTGTATGGTGGACATTCTAAGACGATCAAGCCTGATAAAAGGAAGTTGGCATTGTTGTTTGACAATCCAAAAGTTAG TTGGAAGGCCTTGAAGCGTCAATTGTTAAACATGCGAGCTCATAGTGATGCCAAGGGGATAGAGATTAAAAGATCAAATGACTCAATATACACCTATCCTTGCCCGGACTGCATGTGCCGCTCGAACAGATCAGAAGTTTTAAAATCTCCACCAGCTTCATAA
- the LOC105045671 gene encoding protein ESMERALDA 1 isoform X1 — MSFPQSGQIDAASIINELLLLEDVAANVIPLQSEYGFSSNAAIYLLTDVDSVYRKLATVWRHLYKGGTWRPCINMTMNELPDSNGYIYVEANGGLNQQRTSICNAVAVAGYLNATLVIPYFHYHSIWRDPSKFKDIYDEEHFINTLKNDVRVVDKVPDFIMERFGYNMSNVHNFKIKAWSSIQYYKDAVLPKLMEEKFIRISPFANRLSFDAPSAVQHLRCLANFEALRFSNPIATLAEKLISRMKERSIDNNGRYIAVHLRFEEDMVAFSCCLFDGGEEEKQDMNAARERGWRGKFTKPGRVIRPGVIRMNGKCPLTPLEVGLVLRGMGFSNNTAIYLASGKIYKAEKTMAPLLEMFPLLQTKETLASPEELAPFKNYSSRMAAIDYSVCLHSEVFLTTQGGNFPHFLIGHRRYLYGGHSKTIKPDKRKLALLFDNPKVSWKALKRQLLNMRAHSDAKGIEIKRSNDSIYTYPCPDCMCRSNRSEVLKSPPAS, encoded by the exons ATGTCATTTCCGCAATCTGGACAGATAGATGCTGCATCAATCATAAACGAACTCCTCTTGTTGGAGGATGTAGCAGCTAATGTCATACCCTTACAATCTGAGTATGGATTTTCAAGCAATGCAGCCATCTACTTGCTTACTGATGTTGATTCCGTTTACAGAAAG CTAGCGACTGTATGGAGACACCTCTATAAAGGTGGTACGTGGCGACCATGTATAAATATGACTATGAATG AGTTGCCTGATTCTAATGGTTACATATATGTTGAAGCAAATGGCGGCTTGAATCAGCAGCGGACTTCT ATATGCAATGCAGTTGCTGTAGCAGGATATCTAAATGCAACACTTGTTATCCCATATTTCCACTATCACAGCATTTGGAGGGATCCTAG CAAATTTAAGGATATCTATGATGAGGAGCACTTCATCAATACCCTGAAAAATGATGTAAGAGTGGTTGATAAGGTTCCTGACTTCATAATGGAACGATTTGGTTACAATATGAGTAATGTCCATAACTTCAAGATCAAGGCTTGGTCTTCCATTCAATATTACAAGGATGCTGTCCTGCCTAAGTTAATGGAAGAAAA GTTTATAAGGATATCTCCTTTTGCAAATCGTCTGTCATTTGATGCCCCTTCTGCAGTCCAACACTTAAGATGCTTGGCAAATTTTGAAGCCTTGCGCTTTTCAAATCCTATAGCTACTTTGGCTGAAAAGTTAATTTCTCGAATGAAAGAACGCAGCATAGACAACAATGGTAGATATATTGCAGTGCATCTTCGCTTTGAAGAG GATATGGTTGCATTCTCTTGTTGCTTATTTGATGGTGGTGAAGAGGAGAAACAAGATATGAATGCTGCAAGAGAAAGAGGTTGGAGAGGAAAGTTTACTAAACCGGGTCGTGTTATACGCCCTGGTGTAATTAGGATGAATGGAAAATGTCCGCTTACACCTTTGGAG GTTGGCTTGGTGCTTCGAGGCATGGGTTTCAGTAATAATACAGCTATATATTTGGCTTCGGGTAAGATTTACAAGGCCGAAAAGACGATGGCTCCGCTTCTTGAAATGTTTCCCCTTTTGCAAACTAAAGAGACATTAGCATCGCCAGAGGAGCTTGCTCCATTTAAG AACTATTCTTCTAGAATGGCTGCAATAGACTACAGTGTCTGTCTTCATAGTGAAGTGTTTCTGACAACTCAAGGTGGGAATTTTCCTCACTTTTTGATCGGCCATAGGAGATATTTGTATGGTGGACATTCTAAGACGATCAAGCCTGATAAAAGGAAGTTGGCATTGTTGTTTGACAATCCAAAAGTTAG TTGGAAGGCCTTGAAGCGTCAATTGTTAAACATGCGAGCTCATAGTGATGCCAAGGGGATAGAGATTAAAAGATCAAATGACTCAATATACACCTATCCTTGCCCGGACTGCATGTGCCGCTCGAACAGATCAGAAGTTTTAAAATCTCCACCAGCTTCATAA
- the LOC105045674 gene encoding fasciclin-like arabinogalactan protein 4, producing the protein MASSPPFLHPHSPIPHSAPLLLFLLVLLPSVSLAVNVTALLAAYPDLSDFNRLLGSTPVAGDLTRRSSLTLLAVPNSHLLRLGDLGRSAADIADVLRYHVLLEYLSWPDLRRIPAAGRLIATLYQTTGRAFNNLGAVNLTRDPRGGAVTARSPVPYSPSNATILSLVESLPYNVSIFAVDALLVPYGFDLAVSESQPPAAPRNITQVLVDGRDFNVAASMLEASGVAAEFEEDERGAGITVFVPTDEAFAELPATERFQSLPADRKAVVLRFHVLHSYYPLGSLESIVNPVQPTLATEATQAGWYTLNITRVNGSVAIDTGVVQASITRTVFDQNPVAVFAVSRVLLPKEIFGNDSSAAAGGGGGGGGGAKLRPGNGGEVAPPPAQAGASAPKGADGVETPPTRPSSPPGFSEDIISAAAARSRGFIVVSNGVALLCIGYLYLLW; encoded by the coding sequence atggcTTCGTCTCCTCCTTTCCTCCACCCACATTCTCCTATTCCCCATTCTGcccctctccttctctttcttttagtTCTTCTTCCCTCTGTGTCCCTGGCGGTTAACGTCACCGCTCTCCTAGCAGCCTACCCGGACCTCTCCGACTTCAACCGGCTACTGGGCTCGACCCCTGTAGCCGGTGACCTCACCCGGCGATCATCCCTCACTCTCCTAGCTGTCCCCAACTCCCATCTCCTCCGCCTCGGCGACCTCGgccgctccgccgccgacatcgcgGACGTCCTCCGCTACCACGTCCTCCTCGAGTACCTCTCCTGGCCGGACCTCCGCCGCATCCCCGCCGCCGGCAGGCTCATCGCCACCCTCTACCAGACAACCGGCCGCGCCTTCAACAACCTCGGCGCTGTCAACCTTACCCGCGACCCCCGCGGCGGGGCCGTCACCGCTCGCTCCCCCGTCCCCTACTCCCCCTCCAACGCCACCATCCTTTCCCTCGTGGAGTCGCTGCCCTACAACGTCAGCATATTCGCGGTGGATGCGCTGCTGGTGCCGTATGGGTTCGATTTGGCGGTGTCGGAGAGCCAGCCGCCGGCTGCGCCGCGGAACATCACGCAGGTGCTCGTCGACGGGCGGGATTTCAACGTGGCGGCGTCGATGCTGGAGGCGTCCGGGGTGGCGGCGGAGTTTGAGGAGGACGAGCGCGGGGCAGGGATTACGGTGTTCGTCCCCACTGATGAGGCCTTCGCCGAGCTGCCGGCGACGGAGCGGTTCCAGTCGCTGCCGGCGGACCGGAAGGCAGTGGTGCTCCGGTTCCACGTGCTCCACTCCTACTACCCGCTGGGTTCGCTGGAGTCCATCGTGAACCCGGTCCAGCCGACGCTCGCGACGGAGGCGACGCAGGCCGGCTGGTATACCCTCAACATCACCCGGGTCAACGGCTCCGTGGCGATCGACACCGGAGTGGTCCAGGCCTCCATTACCCGGACCGTCTTCGACCAGAACCCCGTCGCCGTCTTTGCCGTCTCGAGGGTCTTGCTTCCAAAAGAGATCTTCGGTAACGATTCGTCAGCCGCCGccggcggcggcggtggcggtgGAGGTGGGGCTAAGCTAAGGCCGGGAAATGGAGGGGAGGTGGCTCCACCACCGGCACAGGCAGGGGCGTCCGCGCCGAAGGGGGCGGACGGGGTGGAAACGCCACCGACGAGGCCGTCATCGCCGCCGGGGTTCAGTGAAGACATAATATCGGCCGCTGCGGCGAGGAGTCGGGGTTTTATCGTCGTCAGCAATGGAGTTGCTCTGTTGTGTATAGGCTACCTGTATCTACTATGGTAG